From a region of the Planctomycetota bacterium genome:
- a CDS encoding DinB family protein codes for MPTPDLDRCIEKLARMPAVLPALLNGVTPDEARQRGPEGQWAIIEIVCHLADEETEDFRQRLRLTLEDPEQRWPEIDPAGSADARNYLERELKQSIDAFRNERATSLDWLRGLDAAACDWEAVHPHQRWPITAGDLLTSWLAHDQLHLRQLAKRLYEIAITRGGGFNALYAGKPPGA; via the coding sequence ATGCCCACGCCCGATCTTGACCGGTGCATCGAGAAACTCGCGCGGATGCCGGCGGTCTTGCCGGCGCTGCTGAACGGCGTCACCCCCGACGAAGCCCGCCAGCGCGGTCCCGAGGGGCAATGGGCGATCATCGAGATTGTCTGCCACCTTGCGGATGAGGAGACCGAGGACTTTCGCCAACGGCTACGTCTCACGCTCGAAGACCCTGAGCAACGCTGGCCCGAGATCGACCCCGCAGGCTCCGCCGACGCACGCAACTACCTCGAACGCGAACTGAAACAATCCATCGACGCGTTCCGCAACGAACGGGCCACCTCGCTGGACTGGCTGCGTGGCCTCGACGCGGCGGCGTGCGATTGGGAGGCCGTCCATCCGCACCAGCGTTGGCCGATCACCGCCGGCGACCTGCTCACGAGTTGGCTCGCACACGACCAACTGCACCTTCGCCAGTTGGCCAAGCGTCTTTACGAAATCGCCATCACGCGCGGCGGTGGCTTCAACGCTCTCTACGCCGGCAAACCGCCGGGGGCTTGA
- the dxs gene encoding 1-deoxy-D-xylulose-5-phosphate synthase: MADRTDADDVPAAAKPTGEPILPRIKSPADLKSLDITQLEQVAADIRSEIYQAVSTHGGHLASNLGVVELTTALHYVYDFGKHPTGPDRLLFDVGHQCYPHKMLTGRVAGFERLRKRDGVGGFPMPDESDYDLFAVGHAGTAISTAVGMARGDEALGKKNHVVAMVGDASIVNGLAFEGLNNAGTLDRQLLIILNDNGMSISGPQGALAEYLERIRVSTTYDDFKKVSKKILDQMPGGIGDALQAAYHSVTEGVKGAIWAGGVFEALGIKYMGPIDGHDLPGLVNFLGEIKHVDRPVLLHVKTKKGHGVDVATTDPTKMHSPAAFTVNGCRVEIPKKGRTWTEAFADAVIELADEEPKIWALTAAMPDGTGLSRFAKAHPERFLDTGICESHLVAMAAGMAKSGLKPVAGIYSTFTQRAFDQLWQEVTLNDLPLVLGMDRAGYVGSDGAVHHGFCDQAFLRPMPNAVLVAPADEADLKKMLRLALQQTHVTALRYPRDNVPADYADEPLELGKSRVIRPVNNNAENADAYILSYGTLAADAIAAACELEADGVHVEVIDARFCKPLDAAMLKRVLATGKPVLTLEDHAVVNGFGTAVLEHAEAHGLPTHHITRLGHPDRLIGHMSRTQQLEEAGLDATGIKRALRKCLGSHAVARATKTLS, encoded by the coding sequence ATGGCCGACCGTACCGATGCTGATGATGTCCCCGCCGCCGCGAAACCGACCGGCGAACCGATCTTGCCGCGAATCAAGTCACCGGCCGATCTGAAATCCCTGGACATCACCCAGCTCGAGCAGGTCGCGGCCGACATCCGCAGTGAGATCTACCAAGCCGTCTCCACCCACGGTGGACACCTCGCGTCCAACCTCGGCGTCGTCGAGCTCACCACCGCCCTGCACTACGTCTACGACTTCGGCAAGCACCCGACCGGCCCGGACCGCCTGCTCTTCGACGTGGGCCACCAGTGCTACCCGCACAAGATGCTCACCGGGCGGGTCGCCGGGTTCGAGCGGTTGCGCAAGCGTGACGGCGTCGGCGGCTTCCCGATGCCCGACGAGTCGGACTACGACCTGTTCGCCGTCGGCCACGCCGGCACCGCGATCAGCACCGCCGTAGGCATGGCCCGAGGCGACGAAGCACTCGGCAAGAAGAACCATGTCGTCGCCATGGTCGGCGATGCGTCGATCGTCAACGGTCTTGCCTTCGAAGGCCTCAACAACGCCGGGACGCTCGATCGCCAGCTGCTCATCATCCTCAACGACAACGGCATGAGCATCTCCGGCCCGCAAGGTGCACTGGCGGAGTATCTCGAACGCATCCGCGTCTCCACGACCTATGACGACTTCAAGAAGGTCAGCAAGAAGATCCTCGACCAGATGCCCGGTGGCATCGGCGACGCGCTCCAGGCCGCCTACCACTCGGTCACCGAGGGCGTGAAGGGCGCGATCTGGGCCGGCGGCGTCTTCGAGGCGCTCGGCATCAAGTACATGGGCCCGATCGACGGCCACGACCTGCCGGGACTCGTGAACTTCCTTGGCGAGATCAAGCACGTCGACCGCCCGGTCCTACTGCACGTCAAAACCAAAAAAGGCCACGGCGTCGACGTCGCGACAACCGACCCGACCAAGATGCACAGCCCCGCGGCCTTCACGGTCAACGGCTGCCGCGTGGAGATTCCGAAGAAGGGCCGCACCTGGACCGAGGCGTTCGCGGATGCGGTGATCGAACTGGCCGACGAGGAACCGAAGATCTGGGCCCTCACCGCCGCGATGCCCGATGGCACCGGGCTTTCCCGCTTTGCCAAAGCTCACCCCGAACGCTTCCTCGACACCGGCATCTGTGAATCACATTTGGTCGCGATGGCCGCCGGCATGGCCAAGTCCGGCCTCAAACCCGTCGCTGGCATCTACTCGACGTTCACGCAGCGGGCGTTCGACCAGCTCTGGCAGGAAGTCACGCTCAACGACTTGCCGTTGGTGCTGGGCATGGACCGGGCCGGCTATGTCGGCAGTGACGGCGCGGTGCATCACGGGTTCTGCGACCAGGCGTTCCTGCGCCCGATGCCCAACGCGGTGCTCGTGGCCCCGGCCGACGAGGCGGACCTGAAGAAGATGCTCCGCCTCGCGCTGCAGCAGACCCACGTCACCGCCCTGCGCTACCCGCGTGACAACGTCCCGGCCGACTACGCCGACGAGCCGTTGGAACTCGGCAAGAGCCGCGTGATCCGCCCAGTCAACAACAACGCCGAAAACGCCGACGCGTACATCCTCAGCTACGGCACCCTCGCCGCCGACGCCATCGCCGCGGCCTGCGAACTCGAAGCCGACGGCGTCCACGTCGAAGTCATCGACGCCCGCTTCTGCAAGCCACTCGACGCCGCGATGCTCAAGCGCGTCCTGGCCACCGGAAAGCCGGTCCTCACCCTCGAAGACCACGCCGTCGTCAACGGCTTCGGCACCGCCGTCCTCGAACACGCCGAAGCCCACGGCCTGCCGACCCATCACATCACCCGCTTGGGCCACCCCGACCGCCTCATCGGCCACATGTCGCGCACGCAGCAACTCGAAGAAGCCGGCTTGGACGCGACCGGAATCAAGCGGGCGCTACGCAAGTGCCTCGGATCCCATGCCGTCGCACGGGCGACGAAAACGCTGTCCTGA
- a CDS encoding PEP-CTERM sorting domain-containing protein, with protein MKHLLTAAAAATLIAASSASAQTVTGSLGAFEFAAIEIEVSGGTTLVIDTIGSTNAGFFGNDTELGLYDGVGPSATLIASNDDFGSFGDGETESLLDFGVDSPIDTDLVETGPYPGDGVYTVVVGPFNTVFGGTLGEVEVLDDLPTEFVVNFDSDGVVTVAVIPEPASLGLLSVAGLGLIRRRRA; from the coding sequence ATGAAGCACCTTCTTACCGCGGCAGCCGCCGCCACGCTGATCGCTGCGTCGTCGGCCTCCGCCCAGACTGTCACCGGCAGCCTTGGCGCCTTCGAGTTCGCCGCCATCGAGATCGAAGTCAGCGGTGGTACCACCCTCGTCATCGACACGATCGGATCAACCAACGCGGGCTTCTTTGGCAATGACACCGAACTCGGCCTGTACGACGGCGTCGGCCCGTCGGCAACGCTGATCGCCAGCAACGACGACTTCGGATCATTCGGCGATGGTGAGACCGAAAGTCTGCTCGACTTCGGTGTTGACTCACCGATCGACACCGACCTCGTTGAGACCGGTCCCTACCCGGGCGACGGTGTGTACACCGTCGTGGTCGGCCCCTTCAACACGGTTTTCGGTGGCACCCTCGGAGAAGTCGAAGTTCTTGATGACCTGCCGACAGAGTTTGTCGTCAACTTCGATTCTGACGGCGTTGTAACCGTCGCCGTCATCCCGGAGCCGGCCAGCCTTGGCCTGCTTTCGGTCGCCGGCCTCGGTCTGATCCGTCGCCGTCGCGCCTAA
- a CDS encoding flavin reductase family protein, which yields MELDFIQLTPQQRYKLLAGLIVPRPIALVTSRDAEGNLNAAPFSFFNCVGSDPALVILSVGNRAADTPKDTAANIETTGAFVVNMVDEPMAERMNATAGPFPPEVNELDEVGFASADMPGIDIPRIAESPASFACRHHSTQHIGNNRIILGEVTAAFVRDGLVDPASLRVDVTRLTMVGRMASPGWYCRTTDRFELDRP from the coding sequence GTGGAACTCGACTTCATCCAACTCACTCCGCAGCAACGGTACAAGTTGCTGGCGGGTTTGATCGTGCCGCGGCCGATCGCGCTGGTGACCAGCCGCGATGCCGAGGGGAATCTCAACGCCGCGCCGTTCAGTTTTTTCAACTGCGTCGGCTCCGATCCCGCGCTGGTGATCCTGTCGGTCGGCAACCGCGCCGCCGACACCCCCAAGGACACCGCCGCGAACATCGAAACCACCGGCGCGTTCGTCGTGAACATGGTCGATGAGCCGATGGCGGAGCGGATGAATGCGACAGCCGGCCCGTTCCCGCCGGAGGTGAACGAACTGGACGAGGTTGGCTTCGCGTCCGCCGACATGCCCGGCATCGACATCCCCCGCATCGCCGAGAGCCCGGCGAGCTTCGCATGCCGGCATCACAGCACCCAACACATCGGCAACAACCGCATCATTCTCGGCGAAGTCACCGCCGCCTTCGTCCGTGACGGTCTGGTCGATCCGGCCTCGCTGCGGGTCGATGTGACACGGTTGACGATGGTTGGCCGGATGGCGAGTCCGGGCTGGTACTGTCGAACGACGGACCGCTTCGAACTCGATCGGCCATAA
- the moaC gene encoding cyclic pyranopterin monophosphate synthase MoaC, protein MGLSHLDADGNARMVDVSAKPDTPRGATAEGFVRLQPETAEMIRTGDVPKGDVLTVARIAGIQAAKRTHELIPLCHALALSHLGVEFDWVGDDLRITATARTTGPTGVEMEALTAVNVAALTVYDMVKAVDRAANIDGVRLVAKSGGKSGTWSADAG, encoded by the coding sequence ATGGGCCTTTCACACCTCGACGCCGATGGCAATGCCCGCATGGTCGACGTCTCGGCCAAGCCTGACACGCCGCGCGGTGCGACGGCGGAAGGCTTCGTTCGTCTTCAGCCCGAAACGGCCGAGATGATTCGCACCGGTGATGTGCCCAAAGGCGATGTCCTGACGGTCGCTCGTATCGCCGGCATTCAGGCGGCCAAGCGGACCCACGAACTCATTCCGCTCTGCCACGCGTTGGCGTTGAGTCATCTGGGCGTCGAGTTCGATTGGGTTGGCGACGATCTACGCATCACGGCGACGGCGCGAACGACCGGCCCGACCGGCGTCGAGATGGAGGCGCTCACCGCCGTGAACGTGGCCGCTCTGACCGTTTACGACATGGTCAAGGCTGTCGATCGCGCTGCCAATATCGACGGTGTTCGGCTCGTCGCCAAGTCCGGCGGCAAGAGCGGAACGTGGTCTGCCGACGCCGGTTGA
- a CDS encoding heavy metal-associated domain-containing protein produces MNQPKDQTGGMSGCGEDGCGNTSGETRPAHTNGHLNLPHEEAMRADARTDSVAGDAMLLFKVAGMTCHRCEDAVGEALRGVRGVKEAEIDFNSGSASVLYDPKVAEPAALAEAINDSGYDVVSFQKLGGK; encoded by the coding sequence ATGAACCAACCCAAGGATCAAACCGGCGGCATGTCCGGCTGCGGCGAGGATGGCTGCGGCAATACGTCCGGCGAGACACGCCCGGCCCACACCAACGGGCACCTTAATCTCCCTCACGAAGAAGCGATGCGGGCCGACGCCCGGACCGACTCGGTTGCGGGAGATGCGATGCTGTTGTTCAAGGTCGCCGGCATGACGTGCCACCGCTGCGAGGACGCCGTCGGCGAGGCCTTGCGCGGCGTTCGTGGCGTGAAGGAAGCCGAGATCGACTTCAACAGCGGCTCGGCCAGCGTCCTCTACGACCCCAAAGTCGCTGAACCCGCCGCTCTTGCCGAGGCCATCAACGACAGCGGCTACGACGTGGTCAGCTTTCAGAAACTCGGCGGCAAGTGA
- a CDS encoding YbaB/EbfC family nucleoid-associated protein encodes MFDNLKNLSQLPGMLAKAKEAQAKIQQMQAEMESKRITGDAGAGMVEATVNGKLELVNLKIDSDRLGTGDLGGTDVELLQDLIIAAVTAAQGKAQALIREEMAKLAGEAGLPPGMMDQLPDG; translated from the coding sequence ATGTTCGACAACCTCAAGAACCTCTCCCAACTCCCCGGCATGCTCGCCAAGGCCAAGGAGGCCCAAGCGAAGATCCAACAGATGCAGGCCGAGATGGAGTCCAAGCGGATCACCGGCGACGCCGGTGCCGGGATGGTCGAGGCGACGGTCAACGGCAAGCTCGAACTCGTCAATCTCAAGATTGATTCGGACCGGCTGGGCACCGGCGACCTTGGCGGTACCGACGTCGAACTGCTCCAGGACCTGATCATCGCGGCCGTCACCGCCGCCCAGGGAAAGGCCCAAGCCCTCATCCGCGAAGAAATGGCCAAGCTGGCCGGTGAAGCGGGGTTGCCGCCGGGCATGATGGATCAATTACCCGACGGATGA
- the dnaX gene encoding DNA polymerase III subunit gamma/tau, producing MSYTVLARRYRSRTFDEVVGQEHVALTLKKAIETGRVAHAYLFCGTRGVGKTSMARIMAAALQAEGDGPAADFDPESEASQRIFRGEDLDVIEIDAASNTGVDNVREIIENAQYRPAHSRFKVYIIDEVHMLSKAAFNALLKTMEEPPGHVKFILATTEPERVPATILSRVQRYDFRNIPTSEIAGHLKDVVGSEKREADDEALMLVAKAGAGSMRDALSLLDRLLSVGEKLTAEHIVQMLGMPRQQALADLTDAIGTGEISKVLEQTEAMLAAGLSGESLVTALSDHLRDLLLMGTCGKDTDLVEPAGLERSTLAEQAEKFSPADLAQDIAILEDLKRSLRGGTGRALLDATLVRLTLASQFTPVSALMDGSAKKKVSA from the coding sequence ATGTCCTACACCGTCCTCGCTCGTCGCTACCGATCGCGCACCTTCGACGAAGTCGTCGGGCAGGAGCACGTCGCGCTCACGCTCAAGAAGGCGATCGAGACCGGACGCGTTGCACACGCCTACCTCTTCTGCGGCACGCGCGGCGTCGGCAAGACCTCCATGGCCCGCATCATGGCCGCCGCGCTTCAGGCCGAAGGTGACGGCCCTGCGGCGGACTTCGACCCTGAGTCCGAAGCCTCCCAGCGCATCTTCCGCGGCGAGGACCTGGACGTCATCGAGATCGACGCCGCCAGCAACACCGGCGTCGACAACGTCCGCGAGATCATCGAGAACGCCCAGTACCGGCCGGCACACTCGCGGTTCAAGGTCTACATCATCGACGAGGTCCACATGCTCTCCAAGGCGGCGTTCAACGCGCTGCTCAAGACGATGGAGGAGCCGCCGGGGCACGTGAAGTTCATCCTCGCGACGACCGAACCCGAGCGTGTGCCGGCGACGATCCTCTCGCGGGTGCAGCGGTACGACTTCCGGAACATCCCCACAAGCGAGATCGCCGGGCACTTGAAGGACGTGGTCGGATCCGAGAAGCGCGAAGCCGACGACGAGGCATTGATGCTCGTCGCGAAAGCCGGCGCCGGGTCGATGCGAGACGCGCTGTCGTTGCTCGATCGGCTGCTCAGCGTGGGCGAAAAGCTCACCGCCGAGCACATCGTGCAGATGCTCGGCATGCCGCGGCAACAAGCGCTGGCCGACCTGACCGACGCGATCGGCACCGGCGAGATCAGCAAGGTGCTGGAGCAGACCGAGGCGATGCTCGCGGCCGGCCTGTCCGGCGAATCGCTCGTGACCGCGCTATCGGATCACCTGCGCGACCTGCTGCTGATGGGCACGTGCGGCAAGGACACGGATCTTGTCGAGCCGGCCGGGCTGGAGCGTTCGACGCTCGCCGAGCAGGCCGAGAAGTTTTCGCCCGCCGACCTCGCCCAGGACATCGCGATCCTCGAAGACCTCAAGCGCAGCCTCCGCGGCGGAACGGGGCGGGCGTTGCTCGACGCGACGCTGGTGCGCTTGACGTTGGCGAGCCAGTTCACGCCGGTGAGCGCGTTGATGGACGGGTCGGCAAAAAAAAAAGTGAGCGCTTAA
- a CDS encoding aminodeoxychorismate/anthranilate synthase component II: MLLLIDNYDSFTFNLVHLIGMAQPGIDVEVVRNDKITVEAARAMNPEYLVISPGPCTPTEGGVSNDLIAALGPTVPTLGVCLGHQCMAHVHGGIVERADRLMHGKTDAIHHNGSALFTGIPSPFTAMRYHSLIVRRGSLPDDWLVDAWTDQDEVMALRHATHPIFGVQFHPESFMTEHGDRLIKNFLAVSPAAAVA, encoded by the coding sequence GTGCTCTTGCTCATCGACAACTACGACTCGTTCACGTTCAACCTCGTGCACCTCATCGGCATGGCACAGCCGGGCATTGACGTCGAAGTCGTGCGTAACGACAAGATCACCGTCGAGGCGGCGCGGGCGATGAATCCGGAGTACCTCGTCATCTCGCCGGGGCCTTGCACGCCGACCGAGGGCGGGGTGAGCAACGACCTCATCGCGGCACTCGGGCCGACGGTCCCGACGCTCGGCGTGTGCCTCGGCCACCAGTGCATGGCTCACGTCCACGGCGGCATCGTCGAACGCGCCGACCGACTCATGCACGGCAAGACCGACGCCATCCACCACAACGGCTCGGCCCTCTTCACCGGCATCCCCTCGCCGTTCACCGCGATGCGTTACCACTCGCTGATCGTCCGTCGCGGCTCGTTGCCCGACGACTGGCTCGTCGACGCGTGGACGGATCAGGACGAGGTCATGGCCCTGCGGCACGCGACCCACCCAATCTTCGGCGTGCAGTTCCACCCTGAGTCGTTCATGACCGAGCACGGCGACCGGCTGATCAAGAACTTCCTCGCGGTCAGCCCGGCTGCGGCCGTTGCCTGA
- a CDS encoding ACT domain-containing protein: MELSLHEPELAICRLSGSTARPTWARGSFVSVTRTPTELSIVCPAVALPTKRSPNMRVSVGWKRLSIDGELDLALVGVLAELLAPLARAQVSVFPIATFDTDHVLVQDADAAVAALEAAGHTVRQRPQPG; the protein is encoded by the coding sequence ATGGAGCTTTCGTTGCACGAACCGGAACTGGCGATCTGCCGACTCAGCGGCAGCACCGCCCGGCCCACATGGGCACGCGGCTCCTTTGTCAGTGTCACACGCACACCCACCGAGTTAAGCATCGTCTGCCCTGCCGTGGCATTACCGACGAAACGCTCGCCCAACATGCGGGTCAGCGTCGGCTGGAAAAGGTTGAGCATCGACGGGGAGTTGGACCTTGCATTGGTGGGCGTGCTCGCGGAACTGCTTGCGCCGTTGGCCCGGGCGCAGGTAAGTGTCTTTCCGATCGCGACGTTCGACACGGATCATGTGTTGGTGCAGGACGCCGACGCTGCGGTCGCCGCGTTGGAGGCGGCAGGGCACACGGTCAGGCAACGGCCGCAGCCGGGCTGA
- a CDS encoding ribokinase: MPVLVLGSLNHDLTLHVARHPAEGETLHIHHVSTAPGGKGANQAVAAARAGAATTMIGRVGDDDAGAELLRALDAAGVDWQHVTRSGRTGTAYITVNAEGDNRILIHGGANDDVGKDELAALNSLLLQGDRDGHRVLMLQREVPPAANIEAIKVARKLGNITVVLDPAPAPGQAADVLDLLEDFIWLTPNQTEAAALLGRDIPDRAAAEKAADELMAHNPAGVILKLGGQGAVVRSHATSGFLEPMPVRPVDTVAAGDAFNGYFAAALAEGLPIDDAAERAAIAGALSVTRPGAMDAIPTRSEVEALLD; encoded by the coding sequence ATGCCCGTCCTCGTCCTCGGCAGTCTCAACCACGACCTCACGCTCCACGTCGCCCGCCATCCGGCCGAGGGCGAGACGCTGCACATCCATCACGTCAGCACCGCCCCCGGCGGCAAGGGCGCGAACCAGGCGGTCGCCGCAGCACGGGCCGGGGCGGCGACGACGATGATCGGCCGGGTCGGCGACGATGACGCCGGGGCCGAGTTGCTCCGCGCCCTCGACGCCGCCGGCGTTGACTGGCAACACGTCACCCGCAGCGGCCGCACCGGTACCGCGTACATCACCGTCAACGCAGAAGGCGACAACCGCATCCTCATCCACGGCGGTGCCAACGACGACGTCGGCAAGGACGAACTCGCCGCCCTCAACAGCCTGCTGCTCCAGGGCGACCGCGACGGGCACCGCGTGCTGATGCTCCAGCGTGAAGTCCCGCCCGCAGCCAACATCGAAGCGATCAAGGTCGCCCGCAAGCTCGGCAACATCACCGTCGTGCTCGACCCCGCGCCGGCACCCGGACAAGCCGCCGACGTACTCGATCTGCTCGAAGACTTCATCTGGCTCACGCCCAACCAGACCGAGGCGGCCGCGCTGCTGGGTCGCGACATCCCCGACCGCGCTGCCGCCGAGAAAGCCGCCGACGAACTGATGGCCCACAACCCCGCCGGCGTCATCCTCAAGCTCGGCGGGCAAGGCGCGGTCGTGCGCAGCCACGCCACCAGCGGCTTCCTCGAACCGATGCCCGTCCGCCCGGTCGACACCGTCGCGGCCGGCGACGCGTTCAACGGCTACTTCGCCGCCGCCCTCGCCGAGGGCCTGCCCATCGACGACGCCGCCGAGCGCGCCGCCATCGCCGGCGCCCTGAGCGTCACCCGCCCCGGCGCCATGGACGCCATCCCCACCCGCAGCGAGGTCGAAGCACTATTGGATTAA
- a CDS encoding ABC transporter ATP-binding protein, whose translation MPVIKTVNLTKRYGSLVALSNLNLEIEEGDCFGFIGPNGAGKTTTIKILATLLQPTWGEARVCDYVVGFQSRQIRPLLGYVPDYFGAYEDMVVKEYLEFFAAAYDINGSEREKVVGDVLELTDLSYKVDAPVDGLSRGMKQRLSIARVLLHDPKVLLLDEPAGNLDPRARVELRELLKTLRDMKKTIIISSHILPELQDLCNTVGIIEQGELLYSGPWTEIVKKARTGLMLHVGVAHNHAGAAALLSEDENVLEVKNLPTGEMAVSIRDGVVDYSFVPGKLVSNGFKLTMLKEEEVNLETAFMRLTKGMVQ comes from the coding sequence ATGCCCGTCATCAAAACCGTCAACCTGACCAAGCGCTACGGCTCGCTGGTGGCCCTCTCGAACCTGAACCTCGAGATCGAGGAAGGCGACTGCTTCGGCTTCATCGGACCCAACGGCGCGGGCAAAACCACCACCATCAAGATCCTCGCCACGCTGTTGCAGCCGACCTGGGGCGAGGCGCGGGTGTGTGATTACGTAGTCGGCTTCCAGTCGCGGCAGATCCGGCCGCTGCTCGGGTATGTGCCGGACTACTTCGGCGCTTACGAGGACATGGTCGTCAAGGAGTACTTGGAGTTCTTCGCCGCGGCGTATGACATCAACGGCTCCGAGCGTGAGAAAGTCGTCGGCGATGTGCTGGAGCTGACGGACCTGTCTTACAAGGTGGACGCGCCTGTCGATGGCTTGAGCCGAGGGATGAAGCAGCGGCTCTCGATCGCCCGGGTGTTGCTGCACGACCCGAAGGTGTTGCTGCTGGATGAGCCGGCGGGCAACCTCGACCCCCGCGCCCGTGTCGAGCTGCGCGAACTGCTCAAGACGCTGCGCGACATGAAGAAGACGATCATCATCTCCTCGCACATCCTGCCGGAGTTGCAGGACCTGTGTAACACCGTCGGCATCATCGAACAGGGCGAGCTGCTGTACTCGGGCCCATGGACGGAGATCGTCAAGAAAGCCCGCACCGGCCTGATGCTCCACGTCGGCGTCGCCCACAACCACGCCGGCGCTGCGGCGTTGTTGTCCGAAGACGAGAACGTGTTGGAAGTGAAGAACCTACCCACCGGCGAAATGGCCGTGAGTATCCGCGACGGCGTCGTCGACTACAGCTTCGTCCCCGGCAAGCTGGTGAGCAATGGGTTCAAGCTAACCATGCTCAAGGAAGAGGAAGTGAACCTCGAAACCGCCTTCATGCGACTTACTAAAGGAATGGTCCAATGA